The Papilio machaon chromosome 3, ilPapMach1.1, whole genome shotgun sequence genome window below encodes:
- the LOC106710310 gene encoding odorant receptor 4-like, whose product MADFDKEGAKNEIAESLSLSTSCMQQIGFSFKRPNRFATYYRQKLIFILCVCSICYHLFSEVVIIGLTLFNSPRVEDVVPLLHIVGYGILSIAKVFVLWYKKDVFGQLLDELADIWPMSPLEKEAQNIKNKSLSGLRIAHQWYFWLNISGVWFFNITPIAIFFFRTWRGQHAEIGFVWMSWYPFDKQQPVAHVAVYLFEMFAGHTCVMIMICTDLLFTGMASHIGMLLRLLQRRLESLANVCKTDEENYEEILTNIKLHQRLIRYCNNLEEAFSLVNLINIVLSSINICCALFVIVLLEPFMALSNKLFLGSALIQIGVLCWYADDIYHANAKVASAAYNSFWYKTSPRCRRTLLFLIQRSQKPIAFTAMKFTNISLVTYSAILTRSYSYFALLYTMYSDS is encoded by the exons ATGGCAGACTTTGATAAAGAGGGGGCCAAGAATGAAATTGCTGAATCTTTATCTCTGAGTACATCTTGTATGCAGCAAATTGGTTTTTCATTTAAGAGACCAAATCGTTTCGCAACCTATTACAGACAgaaacttatatttatattatgtgtgTGTAGTATATGTTACCACTTGTTTAGTGAGGTAGTAATCATTGGATTGACTTTATTCAACTCGCCCCGAGTGGAAGATGTCGTACCTTTGTTACATATAGTTGGCTACGGGATATTGA GCATTGCTAAAGTATTTGTGCTGTGGTACAAAAAGGATGTTTTCGGACAACTTTTGGACGAATTGGCCGACATCTGGCCGATGTCACCCCTCGAGAAAGAAGCGCAGaatattaagaataaaagTCTTTCAGGTCTACGAATAGCTCATCAAT GGTACTTCTGGCTGAATATATCTGGCGTATGGTTCTTTAACATAACCCCGATCGCAATATTCTTTTTTCGTACATGGCGAGGGCAACATGCGGAAATTGGTTTTGTCTGGATGTCATGGTATCCTTTCGACAAACAACAACCAGTTGCCCACGTTGCGGTATACCTATTTGAAATGTTCGCTG gtcACACCTGTGTAATGATAATGATCTGCACTGACCTGTTGTTCACGGGAATGGCGAGTCACATAGGAATGTTACTCCGTCTATTGCAGCGTCGTTTGGAATCACTGGCCAACGTCTGTAAAACCGACGAAGAAAACTACGAGGAAATTCTAACTAATATAAAGCTACATCAGCGATTAATAAG ATACTGCAACAATTTAGAAGAAGCATTCTCTCTCGTCAATCTTATAAACATCGTTCTTAGTTCTATCAACATCTGTTGTGCGCTTTTTGTCATCGTG CTGTTGGAACCATTTATGGCTCTCAGTAACAAACTATTTTTGGGCTCTGCTTTAATTCAAATAGGTGTATTATGTTGGTACGCCGACGACATTTATCATGCA AATGCCAAAGTCGCGTCAGCCGCTTATAATAGTTTCTGGTATAAAACCAGTCCACGTTGCCGCCGCACCCTGCTATTTCTAATACAGAG GTCACAAAAGCCGATAGCTTTCACCGCGATGAAATTCACAAACATCTCGCTGGTGACATACTCAgcg ATTTTAACAAGATCTTATTCATACTTCGCGCTTCTTTACACAATGTATAGCGATAGTTaa